Proteins encoded within one genomic window of Haematobia irritans isolate KBUSLIRL chromosome 5, ASM5000362v1, whole genome shotgun sequence:
- the LOC142239229 gene encoding phosphatidylinositol 4,5-bisphosphate 5-phosphatase A isoform X1, whose product MVSTSVIADLCIYILTWNVGTNYPGDVNFNDMLALNGTSLCPGEQNRPDIYVLGFQEVNIKPKHQILNIFQDNQWTLKVREFLSQQDYVKVETAQLQGILINVWSLGKHIDNMNDIETETTKTGLGGLWGNKGAASVRMSLYGSGVSFVVAHLAAHDENLKERVIDYNQILDNHRYKVRKYHTIFDHDFVFWLGDLNFRLNGHDSPEEVRSAIEQGNLDDLFTRDQLQMVREAGNAFSLMNEQKPTFRPTFKYIEGTSEYDMKRRPAWCDRILYRVEENKYPDIKLELKQLSYRSHPQYTLSDHKPVTAEFMLSIKAEHHTSEDIYEMTHGGSETPLSSVIIILLSLYFVLH is encoded by the coding sequence ATGGTGTCCACTTCGGTTATTGCGGACCTTTGTATTTACATATTAACTTGGAACGTTGGAACAAATTATCCTGGCGATGTGAATTTTAATGATATGTTGGCCTTGAATGGAACATCTCTATGTCCCGGAGAACAAAATCGCCCCGATATCTATGTTTTGGGATTTCAAGAAGTTAATATCAAACCGAAACACCAAATCCTCAACATATTCCAAGACAACCAATGGACTTTAAAAGTGCGAGAATTTTTGTCACAACAAGACTATGTGAAAGTTGAAACAGCCCAGCTACAAGGCATATTGATAAATGTATGGTCCCTTGGTAAGCACATTGATAATATGAATGATATTGAAACTGAGACAACGAAAACTGGACTGGGAGGATTGTGGGGCAATAAAGGAGCTGCAAGTGTGCGAATGTCCCTTTATGGCAGTGGAGTATCTTTCGTGGTTGCACATTTGGCGGCACATGATGAAAATCTTAAAGAACGTGTCATcgattacaatcaaattttggaTAACCATCGCTATAAAGTTCGAAAATACCACACAATATTTGATCATGATTTTGTATTCTGGTTGGGAGACTTGAATTTCCGCTTAAATGGCCACGACTCGCCCGAAGAAGTGCGTTCTGCCATTGAACAAGGTAACCTTGACGACCTTTTCACACGAGATCAATTGCAAATGGTTAGAGAAGCAGGCAATGCATTCTCTCTGATGAATGAACAgaaaccgacattccgtccaacatttaaatatattgaaGGAACATCCGAATACGATATGAAGAGACGACCGGCCTGGTGCGACCGAATTTTGTATAGAGTGGAAGAAAATAAGTATCCTGATATTAAATTGGAACTTAAACAGTTATCGTATAGATCGCATCCGCAATATACTTTATCAGATCATAAGCCTGTTACGGCCGAGTTTATGTTATCCATTAAAGCCGAACATCATACCAGCGAAGATATTTACGAGATGACCCATGGTGGATCTGAAACGCCTTTATCAAGTGTAATTATAATTTTGTTGTCTCTTTATTTCGTCTTACATTAA
- the LOC142239229 gene encoding phosphatidylinositol 4,5-bisphosphate 5-phosphatase A isoform X2 yields the protein MVSTSVIADLCIYILTWNVGTNYPGDVNFNDMLALNGTSLCPGEQNRPDIYVLGFQEVNIKPKHQILNIFQDNQWTLKVREFLSQQDYVKVETAQLQGILINVWSLGKHIDNMNDIETETTKTGLGGLWGNKGAASVRMSLYGSGVSFVVAHLAAHDENLKERVIDYNQILDNHRYKVRKYHTIFDHDFVFWLGDLNFRLNGHDSPEEVRSAIEQGNLDDLFTRDQLQMVREAGNAFSLMNEQKPTFRPTFKYIEGTSEYDMKRRPAWCDRILYRVEENKYPDIKLELKQLSYRSHPQYTLSDHKPVTAEFMLSIKAEHHTSEDIYEMTHGGSETPLSSWDAS from the exons ATGGTGTCCACTTCGGTTATTGCGGACCTTTGTATTTACATATTAACTTGGAACGTTGGAACAAATTATCCTGGCGATGTGAATTTTAATGATATGTTGGCCTTGAATGGAACATCTCTATGTCCCGGAGAACAAAATCGCCCCGATATCTATGTTTTGGGATTTCAAGAAGTTAATATCAAACCGAAACACCAAATCCTCAACATATTCCAAGACAACCAATGGACTTTAAAAGTGCGAGAATTTTTGTCACAACAAGACTATGTGAAAGTTGAAACAGCCCAGCTACAAGGCATATTGATAAATGTATGGTCCCTTGGTAAGCACATTGATAATATGAATGATATTGAAACTGAGACAACGAAAACTGGACTGGGAGGATTGTGGGGCAATAAAGGAGCTGCAAGTGTGCGAATGTCCCTTTATGGCAGTGGAGTATCTTTCGTGGTTGCACATTTGGCGGCACATGATGAAAATCTTAAAGAACGTGTCATcgattacaatcaaattttggaTAACCATCGCTATAAAGTTCGAAAATACCACACAATATTTGATCATGATTTTGTATTCTGGTTGGGAGACTTGAATTTCCGCTTAAATGGCCACGACTCGCCCGAAGAAGTGCGTTCTGCCATTGAACAAGGTAACCTTGACGACCTTTTCACACGAGATCAATTGCAAATGGTTAGAGAAGCAGGCAATGCATTCTCTCTGATGAATGAACAgaaaccgacattccgtccaacatttaaatatattgaaGGAACATCCGAATACGATATGAAGAGACGACCGGCCTGGTGCGACCGAATTTTGTATAGAGTGGAAGAAAATAAGTATCCTGATATTAAATTGGAACTTAAACAGTTATCGTATAGATCGCATCCGCAATATACTTTATCAGATCATAAGCCTGTTACGGCCGAGTTTATGTTATCCATTAAAGCCGAACATCATACCAGCGAAGATATTTACGAGATGACCCATGGTGGATCTGAAACGCCTTTATCAAGT TGGGATGCATCATAA